One genomic window of Sarcophilus harrisii chromosome X, mSarHar1.11, whole genome shotgun sequence includes the following:
- the LOC105751073 gene encoding mastermind-like protein 2 isoform X2, whose protein sequence is MRNHLLKQQILRRQHIMQEKQRPNVMAVPPEQRTPYLCQQMSQFSTMPQQMPSDCGQSIPTPPTNPRRMPSTSGILQNTMTPGISSTTGNQSTGGMVMIPQTPGKQQAIFPSGSDFNVSMRQKQTSASLSSVSQTAHSSHSAVKPGMALPGFGAGSLANQSASPHQLRQPNMARIPAMYPSSSPQAWISTVASRMPNQSQIDTNMQQFTNPLFSKPNVRSSLTGQQFSPQSVIPPNQIAPGVRQIPKVNVGQPAQSLNMLNSQSLRQSLTRAPLPAMNVMKPIPQSVSTFNPISPAQGIEPPSYPVTSQASGTFSRMGAPPAELPPYDFGPQQNDPILPDSCSETDFIDSLMKSGSNNDEEWLNNLRMIDDILGQHNQSSGHV, encoded by the exons ATGAGAAACCATTTGCTCAAGCAGCAGATCCTACGCCGGCAGCATATCATGCAG GAAAAGCAGAGACCAAATGTTATGGCTGTGCCACCTGAGCAGCGGACTCCCTATCTCTGCCAACAGATGAGTCAGTTTTCAA CCATGCCACAGCAAATGCCTTCTGACTGTGGCCAGTCCATACCAACTCCTCCAACTAATCCGCGCAGGATGCCATCCACATCTGGGATCCTTCAGAACACCATGACCCCTGGAATCAGTTCAACTACTGGCAACCAGAGCACAGGGGGCATGGTCATGATCCCCCAGACCCCCGGGAAACAACAGGCCATTTTCCCGTCTGGCTCCGATTTTAACGTCTCCATGCGACAGAAGCAAACTTCGGCTAGTCTGAGCTCTGTCAGCCAGACGGCTCACAGCAGCCATTCAGCGGTCAAGCCCGGAATGGCTCTGCCTGGCTTCGGCGCCGGCTCCTTAGCAAACCAATCCGCGAGTCCTCACCAGTTACGGCAGCCCAACATGGCCCGAATTCCCGCCATGTATCCGAGTTCCTCTCCTCAGGCGTGGATCTCTACGGTGGCCTCTAGAATGCCCAATCAGAGCCAAATAGACACCAACATGCAGCAGTTCACCAATCCTCTTTTCTCCAAACCAAATGTGAGATCCAGTCTGACAGGTCAACAGTTCTCCCCTCAGTCGGTGATCCCCCCCAATCAGATCGCGCCCGGGGTCAGGCAGATTCCAAAAGTGAATGTAGGCCAGCCTGCTCAAAGCCTCAACATGCTCAACAGTCAGAGTCTGAGGCAGAGCCTGACCCGAGCCCCGTTGCCAGCCATGAATGTCATGAAGCCCATACCCCAAAGCGTTTCTACTTTCAACCCGATCAGCCCAGCCCAAGGCATAGAGCCCCCGAGCTATCCGGTCACCAGCCAGGCATCTGGGACCTTCAGCAGGATGGGGGCTCCTCCAGCAGAGCTGCCGCCGTACGATTTTGGCCCGCAGCAGAACGATCCCATTTTGCCAGACAGCTGCAGTGAGACAGACTTCATCGATTCTCTCATGAAAAGCGGCAGCAACAATGACGAAGAGTGGCTGAACAACCTGAGAATGATCGATGACATCTTAGGGCAGCACAATCAAAGTTCCGGCCACGTTTAG
- the LOC105751073 gene encoding mastermind-like protein 2 isoform X1 — protein sequence MRNHLLKQQILRRQHIMQQEKQRPNVMAVPPEQRTPYLCQQMSQFSTMPQQMPSDCGQSIPTPPTNPRRMPSTSGILQNTMTPGISSTTGNQSTGGMVMIPQTPGKQQAIFPSGSDFNVSMRQKQTSASLSSVSQTAHSSHSAVKPGMALPGFGAGSLANQSASPHQLRQPNMARIPAMYPSSSPQAWISTVASRMPNQSQIDTNMQQFTNPLFSKPNVRSSLTGQQFSPQSVIPPNQIAPGVRQIPKVNVGQPAQSLNMLNSQSLRQSLTRAPLPAMNVMKPIPQSVSTFNPISPAQGIEPPSYPVTSQASGTFSRMGAPPAELPPYDFGPQQNDPILPDSCSETDFIDSLMKSGSNNDEEWLNNLRMIDDILGQHNQSSGHV from the exons ATGAGAAACCATTTGCTCAAGCAGCAGATCCTACGCCGGCAGCATATCATGCAG cAGGAAAAGCAGAGACCAAATGTTATGGCTGTGCCACCTGAGCAGCGGACTCCCTATCTCTGCCAACAGATGAGTCAGTTTTCAA CCATGCCACAGCAAATGCCTTCTGACTGTGGCCAGTCCATACCAACTCCTCCAACTAATCCGCGCAGGATGCCATCCACATCTGGGATCCTTCAGAACACCATGACCCCTGGAATCAGTTCAACTACTGGCAACCAGAGCACAGGGGGCATGGTCATGATCCCCCAGACCCCCGGGAAACAACAGGCCATTTTCCCGTCTGGCTCCGATTTTAACGTCTCCATGCGACAGAAGCAAACTTCGGCTAGTCTGAGCTCTGTCAGCCAGACGGCTCACAGCAGCCATTCAGCGGTCAAGCCCGGAATGGCTCTGCCTGGCTTCGGCGCCGGCTCCTTAGCAAACCAATCCGCGAGTCCTCACCAGTTACGGCAGCCCAACATGGCCCGAATTCCCGCCATGTATCCGAGTTCCTCTCCTCAGGCGTGGATCTCTACGGTGGCCTCTAGAATGCCCAATCAGAGCCAAATAGACACCAACATGCAGCAGTTCACCAATCCTCTTTTCTCCAAACCAAATGTGAGATCCAGTCTGACAGGTCAACAGTTCTCCCCTCAGTCGGTGATCCCCCCCAATCAGATCGCGCCCGGGGTCAGGCAGATTCCAAAAGTGAATGTAGGCCAGCCTGCTCAAAGCCTCAACATGCTCAACAGTCAGAGTCTGAGGCAGAGCCTGACCCGAGCCCCGTTGCCAGCCATGAATGTCATGAAGCCCATACCCCAAAGCGTTTCTACTTTCAACCCGATCAGCCCAGCCCAAGGCATAGAGCCCCCGAGCTATCCGGTCACCAGCCAGGCATCTGGGACCTTCAGCAGGATGGGGGCTCCTCCAGCAGAGCTGCCGCCGTACGATTTTGGCCCGCAGCAGAACGATCCCATTTTGCCAGACAGCTGCAGTGAGACAGACTTCATCGATTCTCTCATGAAAAGCGGCAGCAACAATGACGAAGAGTGGCTGAACAACCTGAGAATGATCGATGACATCTTAGGGCAGCACAATCAAAGTTCCGGCCACGTTTAG